The Ficedula albicollis isolate OC2 chromosome 23, FicAlb1.5, whole genome shotgun sequence sequence ACCTGTTGGCTGGGAGAAGATCAAGTCGACAAAAGTCTCCTGccaaagctgtatttttatcCCGGGCTCCAGCACAAGCCCAGGTGCCCCACAAAAGCCTCTCACGAAGCAGAGGGAGGTGGTTGTGTCACATCCCGCCCCTCCCACAGGCCTCCAGTCCCAAAGTAGATGCTCTAATCACATTTCCTAAATTCCCTTCAACCCCCAaacccctttttccttcttgtcaCCCCCACCCCATCACCATCAAACCTGGGAGGTCCCAAGCAGGGAGCTCAGATCCTGCACCGAATACTCATTGTGAGaacagagggagctgggctgggaccaACTCTGTTtattatggggaaaaaacaccccGAGGGATCCCactaacatggaaaaaaaaaaaaaacaaaaaaacccaaaaacaaccaCCGGAGGACAATGAAGTGAAGTCCACAGCAACaacacacagcaggaaaagtcCAGTTGtcagccaggacagcaggagaggcaCAACCCTGCAGGAGAAGTGCCCATCCCAAGGGTGACCCCAGGGAcactccccagccccagggggcACCAGGGAAGGAAGGACACGAGCAGCAAGTCCTTGTCTTCCAGTTGTAGtgatggaggagaaaaaaaaaaaaaaaaaaaaaaaaaaaaaatcttccagttgtagggatggaggagaaaaaaaaaaaaaaaaaaacaaacagaaaaaaccccaacaaaaccagAGGGAGCCAGGTGGATAAAAGCAAAAGGGGCAGCCatggtgggaatgggaaatccTCCCGGctcaggaaggatttggggaggTCTGGCTCACCTGGGACCCATTTCCTGAGCCCCACATCTCCCCTAAGCcgccctggcagcaggaggacCCAAAGCAGGGTCAccaaaccctgtccccagctccctgcgcaccccagagcctggggaggcagcaggaatcTGCTCAAAGCCAAGGCTCTGCCCCAAAATCACACCCCGCAGCTTCCCTGGGCTTCcatctcctgccagcagcagcagccgccgTGGGTCACCCCCGGGACacgtccccgtgtccccagccccagtggcACCCTGACAATTCCGTTCCTCCCGCATCGTCCTCTCCCCAGGCTCGGCCGGGCTTCCACCACCCTCAGGAAACACCTCGGGAATGTTCgctgcctctgctccccccACCGCTGCCAGAAAAGGTCTCCAGGATCCAGTTCAGATCCCAAGATCTTGGGCTCACattaaaaaagacaagaaaCCCCGAGTGCTGGCGGGTGTGACACTCAGCAACTCGTTTCTCCCAAGATTTTTCGTtggtttgtttggattttagATCTTCCTCCGAGGTGTTTGTCACCCAGATGTGACACTTAACAGCCTGccaaagaaattttttttttttgggggggaggggggaaaagtgCAATTTGCTTTTCACTGCTAGAGCAGGATTTAGTGcaatgagaaaatgagaaagccACTGAAGGCATCCCCAGCTTGGTTATTTACATATTCCTCAACAGGGGGATAATTCCACCTCCAGCCTCACTGAGACTTCCCTGGAAAGAGCCAGACACACAAACTGGAAAATTTAAGCCCCTGGAATTTGTAAAAAAGTGTCTGATAATATTGAGCATCCTTCCTGCTCAGCCGTGGGatttcatggggaaaaaaaaaatagaggaaaagaagaacccacaaggaagaaattatctttaaattttCCTCCCCAGCGTCTCCTTTgggacagggctttgagcagAAATGTCAGTGTGATTTTCACACCGGTTTCTCCCCCATTGATTTCCCATCCTGTTTTTTAATCAGAGATTTGGTTCTCTCACAGCATCGCTGACAGAGGTGTCTATTTTAGGAAACACCAGAGGTTTTAAGaagctgaggagaaaaagatTATCAACTCATATGGGCTCAGCctagaaagggagaaaaaaaaaatcccttaattGAAATCCCCAGGCTGAAATGCTCTGCAGATTTACCTAAATGGACTTCAAATGATGTCCCTAATATATCAGGGCCTGCTTTTAACTTAATTCTagccctgcagcccttggaCAAGCTGGGCTTTGGATGCTCACTGAGATTATTAATTTTAAGTGCAAAATCATGCAAGTGTGATACCCAAATATAAAACCTGGGCCAACAATACACCCGCCCAAAGCTACAAGCaggaaacaggatttttttttttttctttttaaatatgttaaatatttgtttctatttttccaaatttaagCTGGCAAAATCTAGGTGAAAGGACAGACAGTATTTCCTGgttggggagcagcagctgaggctgtgaaggaaaaaaaaaaaaatcacagtttaatTCCAGTTAAAAGggcaaaaaaattgtttcaaagcTGCTTGGAAGTTTTTTCAGGTGCTCCCAACTTTCCAGTTCAACAGTTCAGCCTCAACATTTGCTTGGGGTTTTGAATAAATAGGTGAAACCTGCCTGGCACAAAGATTCCACACCGGGCAGACCCATCCTGGAGGGGCTTTGCCTGGAGCGAGTGCAGagtgcagggaggagctgggaaaacaTCTCCAGCCCCACGAGGAGCAGGGACAACACCACAACACCCCACGAACAGAGGCACCAAGGgagcttctcctcctctttccttgcCCCTGAGTGGAGTCCccaatatttgcttttcctcctttccccctgccccacagTGGGGGATGATGAGCTCCCATTCCCAGAACAAGGATTCCCTATAGGATCAGGGGAACTGGGGAAATTCCCCATTAGAACAAGGATTCCCTGTAGgatcaggaggagctgggggatcCCCCATTCACAGAACAAGGATTCCCTGTAGGGTCAGAGGACTGGGGATCCCCCATCCCCAATATTTGCTTATTCTGCTTTCTCCCTGCCCCTgagttcccattcccagaacAAGCATTCCCTGTAGGATCAGGGGAACTGGGGGATCCCCCATCCccaatatttgcttttcctcctttccccctgccccacagTGGGGGATGATGAGCTCCCATTCCCAGAACAAGGATTCCCTATAGGATCAGGGGAACTGGGGAAATTCCCCATTAGAACAAGGATTCCCTGTAGgatcaggaggagctgggggatcCCCCATTCACAGAACAAGGATTCCCTGTAGGGTCAGAGGACTGGGGATCCCCCATTCCAAATATTTGCTTATTCTGCTTTCTCCCTGCCCCTgagttcccattcccagaacAAGCATTCCCTGTAGGAtcaggggccccccccccccccccccccccccccccccccccccccccccccccccccccccccccccccccccccccccccccccccccccccccccccccccccccccccccccccccagtcccaGAACAAGCATTCCCTGTAGGGtcagggggtgctgggggatcccccattcccagaacAAGCATTCCCTGTAGGGtcagggggtgctgggggatcccccattcccagaacAAGCATTCCCTGTAGGGtcagggggtgctgggggatcccccattcccagaacAAGCATTCCCTGTAGGGtcagggggtgctgggggatcccccattcccagaacAAGCATTCCCTGTAGGGtcagggggtgctgggggatcccccattcccagaacAAGCATTCCCTGTAGGGtcagggggtgctgggggatcccccattcccagaacAAGCATTCCCTGTAGGGtcagggggtgctgggggatcccccattcccagaacAAGCATTCCCTGTAGGatcaggggtgctgggggatcccccattcccagaacAAGCATTCCCTGTAGGGTCAGGGGGAGCTGGGGATCCCCCATCCCCAATATttgcttctcctcctctcccccagtCCCAGAGTGGAGAATGATGAGCCCCCATTCCCAGAACAAGCATTCCCTGTAGGAtcagggggtgctgggggatCCCCCCCATCCCCACTATTTGCTGttggggctctgctgctcctcctgctccgGCCGTTTGTGTTTCTGGGCCACCCCGTAGGGGACGTGGGCGGCCACGGTGCCCAGCTGCTGCGCCCCCTCCACGTGGAACATCTGGTCGTCGAAGAAGATGTGGGGCCGGATTTTCCTGAGCAGAGGCCCCTTGGGAGCCCCCGCCAGGAACAGAGCCTCGTCCGTCTCCAGGCCCCAGCTGCGCAGGGTTTTCAGGGCGCGCGCCCCCGAGCTGGCCGCGCTCCGCGCCGTCACCAGGTACGTGCGGATGGGGCACTCCAGCCTCAGCCCCTTGCAGTAgaatttcttctgcagcttGCCCAGCGCCTCCAGGAAGCCTTTCAGGGGGCCCTGGTGGAGCCAAGGACAAACCTGTCACCCTTGGGATGCCTTTAGCTCTGATGATTctcagaatctctgctgcctCGCGTGTAACTCCGAAACTTCACGTGAGcgagttctcttcacaggggagTTGGACGGAGCAACTCCTTTCTACCAGAGAATAACTGGTACCCACAAAGCAGAAACCATGGCAAAGGGGGTTGATGCTTCATAGCCTGGGAttgtggttggataattgaccccaatgtgtagatgaaccaaaacttatcAAAGCGTAAAactcgtgaccaggatccaccttggatttgatttgggtgcagccccagtcaggctcttgcactgcccaaggtggatcctttcaataaatccctattttattcctttcaataaatccctattttatccttttaataaatacctattttatcctttcaataaatccctattttattcctttcaataaatacctattttatcctctcaataaattcctattttatttttatgcctattttccttttgctctgtctacTCTCTGTcccaggtcagcctttccaggcaatCCTGTCACCACCCCTCCACCTTGCATGCCACCCCAAAAATGACCCCAAAGCCATCCCTGGGCTCTAAAAATGACCCCAAAGGCATCCCTTGGCCCCAAAAATGACCCCAAAGGTATCCCTGGGCTCCAAAAATGACCCCAAAGGCATTCCCTGGGCGGTATCCCTGGGCTCTAAAAATGACCCCAAAGCCATCCCTGGGCTCCAAAAATGACCCCCAAGCcatccctgggccagcagctgctgcctgaccCCACCTCACACCCAACCCTTGGAGCATCCCATGAGTGCTGCCTCTCTCCCAGAGCCTCTTCCTGCCTCCAGCCCGGCTCTACCTGTGCCAGGGGCTTGTTCTCGTGAGCTTTCTCATGCTCAAAGAACATGTCCAGGCCGTGAGCTTTCACGATCTGCTCCGACTCGTCCGAGAAGAGCACGGCGTCCCCGTCGAACGCCACCCGCAGCTGCTCCTCCGACACCTCCAggtccctgctggggctgaagATGGTGGCTGCAGCAATCCCTGAGGATGAGGCAAGAGGTGGAAGTCACCCAAGGATCCGTCCTGGTGGCTCAGCCAGGAGCAAAACAcgatggggctgggagggaaacGCGCCTGGGAGAACGTGCAGCCTGGCCCCGAGAGCTGCCAGGgcaaaaacaaacccccagaTAACAAATCACCCTTTGCATAGGAGGattaaggaggaaaaacacCGCCCTTGCCTCGGgagagctgtggagctgcaggaaatgctCATTTCTATGGAAACTGGAGGCGCTTTGGAGCATCAGGGATGTGGGGTGAGGCAAACCTTAAGTGAATGGGATGTTGGAGTTCTCCTTCGTGGGATCAACCCCCTGAGGGCTCCCCCCGCTGCCCCCCCCGAGCTGGAGCCCAGACTCACCCTCTTCAATGGCCCCACTCACTTTCTCGGCGTCGGAGGAGAGGTAGAGGTTGGTGTGATAAGCCTTGAGGTAACAGATGGGGCTGTTCCCTCCCGTCATGCAGAACCTCTCGATGAACAGACctgagggcaggagggaccCCTGGGGTGAGCCTGGCTgcccccccaaacccagcctgggtGCTGGAAGCACCGGGGCTCATTTTGGTTCTGCTGCCCAACCAGCTCAACACCCAGAGAATGGGAGAAAACATCTCCTTTTCTTGGCGCCACCacccaaaatccagctgtgtccccatctCACCGTAGTGGTTGATGCTGTTGATCAAGCGAACCCCGACCTGGGCGTGGTTGTTGGTCATGAGGACGATGTCGAAGAGCTCCTCGCTGTCGGGGTAGAGCTCCCGGAGCTGAGCGTTCACTGcctccagagcctgcaggggagaggggctgggggtcaGCCAGGCCCTCCAGGGCCTGATCTGAAAGATTCAAAAGGGATGTTTGCAGGAATGTCTTAGGGAACAAGTGTGCAGTGCTTCACGTGTGCTGAAAACTTCCTGCTTCAAAAAAGTCAGTTGATACCTGGATAACCAAAAAAGTCAGTTGATACCTGGATAACTTCAGAGCTAAGTACCTTCAGGTTCTCTGTTTGCCCAAAGCCCCAtctgggcagccccaggtgtggTCCTCacccccttcccacccagcagAACACTCCTGGTCATCAAAATCCACAAAtctgggcagccccaggtgtggTCCTGATCCCCCACAAAtctgggcagctccaggtgaaatctgggcagccccaggtgtggTCCTGAACTCCTGGTCATCAAAATCCACAAATCTGGGCAGCCTCAGGTGTGGTCCTGACTCCCCTCCTACCCAGCAAAACACTTCTGGTCATGAAAATACCCAAAtctgggcagccccaggtgtggTCCTGAACTCGTTCCCATCAACAAAACACTCCTGGTCATCATATCCACAAATCTGGGCAGCCCCAGTTATGGCCCTGACCCCCTTCCCATTAACAAAACACTCCTGGTCATCAAAATCCCCACCTCAACTACATCCTGAGCCAAGCTGGtaccagctgggaaaaaatagaCTCATTTTGGACGAGGGAAAAATCCACCTAGCTACTCTTCTGTTGtcaaacacaaaatgtttgGAGTTATTAAATGAGGATAAATTAGCTCCAAGTTACAGATAAGGTTTTGTAAGCAATCAGAAACAAGTCTTGCCCCACAGAGCTGATTAATTTATTCATTGGAAATGGGCCCCAGCACCCAAAACTGCACTAACTGGTACAGGagctagaaaatattttttcaagtttgaAACGCCTCATTTCAAGGAGTCAGAATTAGAAATTGGCTGACTCGGTTGTCAAGGCTAAACTCAGCCAATTtacaagaataaataaattgtaaTGATaatcacaatttaaaaaaaaaaaaagacaattccGTAAAGGGAAATTTAAAATGTGATCCAAGGAGATGATTTGTTCAATTCTTGGGCTCAAGATGGAAAATCCAGCCCTGGAAGCAGCACATCCCTTGCTGGGATGTTTATCTGCCCTCTGTTTGCTCCGTGGCTCCATCCCTCCCGCACCACTTCTTGTGCCCCAAAATTTTTGGGGTCTGTGGCGCTGTGGGTGCTCACCTTGACGAAGGGGAAGGCGGCCCCGGGGAGGAAGGGCTCGTTCTCGTGGTCCAGCTGATATTTCACGTAGGCTTCCACGCCCTGCTCCGTGTAGatcttctgctcctcctccatGCGGAACAGCGCCCGCGAGGACACGGCGATGGTGATGGCGTTCTCGGGTttgggctgggggcacagcaaAAAGTTAGGGGAGGCAGgaccctgctcccaggctgggctgaaaGGTGGGTGGCACTTTGTGTTGGGCTGCAATGaaggatgtggccagaaatgtggattctgtcaccatctgttaaaccaggtgacagtgacccttatctctgtggagatatctcctgttaatgggccaggtgttaaaaaccaggtgaggcagtgacccttatctctgcgggagatatcctctgctaatgggccagctttaaaccagctgggcaatcatctttatcttcccacagcccatcctccctccaggagatatctcctgttcatggccactgagtcccagggcatgactgataaaattacatcatcccaccccccccccccccccccccccccccccccccccccccccccccccccccccccccccccccccccccccccccccccccccccccccccccccccccccccccccccccccccccccccccccccccccccccccccccccccccccccccccccccccccccccccccccccccccccccccccccccccccccccccccccccccccccccccccccccccccccccccccccccccccccccccccccccccccccccccccccccccccccccccccccccccccccccccccccccccccccccccccccccccccccccccccccccccccccccccccccccccccccccccccccccccccccccccccccccccccccccccccccccccccccccccccccccccccccccccccccccccccccccccccccccccccccccccccccccccccccccccccccccccccccccccccccccccccccccccccccccccccccccccccccccccccccccccccccactcccAGTGCACACAGGCTCCCAGAACCCGTGCAGACCCCAGGAGAAGCCCCTGCAGGAGGGATCTGTGTGGCTTTTCCCACCCCCCAGGCAGGAAAGAGCGGCGCTCTGGGGCTGAGCCAGATGCGCATCCCGTGGTGCCGTCCAGATGTGACAAACAGCCCgtgccagctcagctcctccgaac is a genomic window containing:
- the NT5C1A gene encoding cytosolic 5'-nucleotidase 1A translates to MEPPGPAGAPGRPWDEAKAFYDNLAPKKKPKSPKPENAITIAVSSRALFRMEEEQKIYTEQGVEAYVKYQLDHENEPFLPGAAFPFVKALEAVNAQLRELYPDSEELFDIVLMTNNHAQVGVRLINSINHYGLFIERFCMTGGNSPICYLKAYHTNLYLSSDAEKVSGAIEEGIAAATIFSPSRDLEVSEEQLRVAFDGDAVLFSDESEQIVKAHGLDMFFEHEKAHENKPLAQGPLKGFLEALGKLQKKFYCKGLRLECPIRTYLVTARSAASSGARALKTLRSWGLETDEALFLAGAPKGPLLRKIRPHIFFDDQMFHVEGAQQLGTVAAHVPYGVAQKHKRPEQEEQQSPNSK